The following coding sequences lie in one Pseudomonas sp. SL4(2022) genomic window:
- a CDS encoding gamma-glutamyl-gamma-aminobutyrate hydrolase family protein — translation MIGLPLCRWQLTSRDIGWFHLVGEKYIHAVTGFGAFPLMIPAFGDDLDMDTVLDSVSGIMFGGSLSNVHPSFYGDDHPGLGLADKPRDETVLRLLRACIDRGIPFLGICRGMQEMNVLFGGTLHREVHAVEGRLDHREVKDVPDDVAYGPIHNVALTEGGVLHSLFGERQIKVNSLHGQGIDRLGEGLQVEAVAEDGQIEAVSVIGAKAFAVGVQWHPEYRYWEKADYNALLEAFHQAAREYQGKKLGRRSEAAVA, via the coding sequence ATGATTGGCCTTCCCCTGTGCCGTTGGCAGCTGACCAGCCGTGATATTGGCTGGTTTCACCTGGTCGGCGAGAAGTACATCCACGCCGTCACCGGCTTCGGTGCCTTCCCGCTGATGATCCCGGCTTTTGGCGATGATCTGGACATGGACACGGTGCTGGATAGCGTCAGCGGCATCATGTTCGGCGGCTCGCTCTCCAACGTGCACCCCAGTTTCTACGGCGACGACCACCCCGGCCTAGGCCTGGCCGACAAGCCCCGCGATGAAACCGTTCTGCGTCTGCTGCGCGCCTGTATTGACCGCGGCATTCCCTTCCTCGGCATCTGCCGGGGCATGCAGGAAATGAACGTGCTGTTCGGCGGCACCCTGCACCGTGAAGTGCATGCGGTTGAGGGGCGGCTTGATCACCGTGAGGTGAAGGACGTACCGGATGACGTGGCCTACGGCCCGATCCACAACGTGGCCCTGACCGAGGGCGGCGTGCTGCATTCGCTGTTTGGCGAGCGGCAGATCAAGGTCAACTCGCTGCACGGTCAGGGGATTGATCGACTGGGTGAGGGCTTGCAGGTTGAAGCCGTGGCCGAAGATGGGCAGATCGAGGCGGTCAGTGTGATTGGGGCTAAAGCCTTTGCCGTTGGGGTGCAGTGGCATCCTGAGTATCGTTATTGGGAGAAGGCGGATTACAACGCGCTGTTGGAGGCGTTTCATCAGGCGGCGAGGGAATATCAGGGGAAGAAGCTTGGGCGTCGTAGCGAGGCTGCTGTGGCCTAA
- a CDS encoding IMPACT family protein, whose amino-acid sequence MPFTLLEPCEYREEIRKSRFIALAAPVTSAAEAQAFIAAHSDASASHNCWAWKVGLQYRFSDDGEPGGTAGRPILAAIDAQEMDQVAVLVIRFYGGIQLGTGGLARAYGGSANKCLQSAPRIELVAREQFRCHCLFAELPLLKARLAELDCLLESENYDATGAELHLALPAPRVAELQRLLADISRGRSELRPL is encoded by the coding sequence ATGCCCTTCACCCTGCTCGAACCGTGCGAGTACCGCGAGGAAATTCGCAAAAGCCGCTTTATCGCCCTCGCCGCGCCGGTTACCAGCGCAGCCGAGGCGCAGGCGTTTATCGCCGCGCACAGCGACGCCAGCGCCAGCCATAACTGCTGGGCCTGGAAGGTGGGCCTGCAGTACCGCTTCAGCGATGACGGCGAGCCCGGCGGCACCGCAGGCCGGCCGATCCTCGCCGCCATCGACGCCCAGGAGATGGATCAGGTGGCGGTGCTGGTGATTCGCTTTTACGGCGGCATCCAGCTCGGCACCGGCGGCCTCGCTCGCGCCTATGGCGGCAGTGCCAATAAGTGCCTGCAAAGCGCACCGCGCATCGAGTTAGTCGCCCGCGAGCAGTTCCGCTGCCACTGCCTGTTCGCCGAACTGCCGCTGCTCAAGGCGCGCCTGGCGGAACTCGACTGCCTGCTGGAGAGCGAAAACTACGACGCCACGGGGGCTGAACTGCACCTGGCACTCCCCGCGCCACGGGTCGCCGAGTTGCAGCGGCTACTGGCGGATATAAGTCGCGGGCGGAGTGAGCTGCGGCCGCTCTAA
- a CDS encoding substrate-binding periplasmic protein: protein MTVRRVLLTLLTSCLCSTSVVAAEPIRLVGDEFCPYNCDPASGKPGYMVEVLEEIFAAQGLTINYRLKPWSRAVQVVANGGAQILLANTYNSAPDKRLQLVMGEDSTCFLTRHTDPWRFTDIAALQQHHIGVIQGYHYDAGGPLDQYLRSNHPQVYQAKGELPLRSLMSMLLQKRIDLVLDNCNVLKRKVSKMGIAHLTRLAGVLPGYRANLHIALSPADPHAAERLELLRTGLNELRRNGRLAQILQRYSVNDWQTPTTP from the coding sequence TTGACCGTACGGCGCGTCCTTTTAACCCTGCTAACCAGCTGCCTGTGCAGCACCTCCGTGGTGGCGGCTGAGCCCATACGCCTGGTCGGAGACGAGTTCTGCCCCTATAACTGCGACCCCGCCAGCGGCAAACCCGGCTACATGGTTGAAGTGCTGGAAGAAATCTTTGCGGCACAGGGCCTCACCATCAACTACCGACTCAAGCCTTGGTCACGCGCCGTACAGGTGGTGGCTAACGGTGGTGCGCAGATCCTTCTGGCCAACACGTACAACAGCGCCCCTGATAAACGCCTGCAACTGGTTATGGGCGAAGACAGCACCTGCTTTCTGACCCGGCACACTGACCCCTGGCGTTTCACGGATATTGCCGCGTTGCAACAGCACCACATCGGCGTCATTCAGGGTTATCACTACGATGCCGGCGGCCCGCTCGACCAGTACCTGCGCAGCAACCACCCGCAGGTGTACCAGGCCAAAGGCGAGTTACCCCTGCGCAGCCTGATGTCGATGCTGCTGCAAAAACGCATTGATCTGGTGCTGGATAACTGCAACGTGCTCAAGCGCAAAGTCAGCAAAATGGGAATTGCTCACCTCACCCGCCTGGCAGGCGTACTGCCCGGCTACCGTGCCAACCTGCACATTGCCTTGTCACCGGCCGACCCTCACGCCGCAGAACGCCTCGAGCTGCTGCGCACGGGCCTGAATGAACTGCGCCGCAACGGACGGCTCGCGCAAATTCTCCAGCGCTACTCAGTCAATGACTGGCAAACACCCACCACCCCCTGA
- a CDS encoding HD-GYP domain-containing protein — MYESIRLKRRKLDVSQLEIGMFVCEVDRPWRETPFLFQGFPLLTVQDLRAVQECCQYVFIDEFQRVKVSLMPSSSGPDARPSHKRAPLSKEMQQARRNRDKSSQLIKDVFFDIQLGRGINTLACREVVQENLQSLLRNESAMLWLTRMKSQDEYTSQHCLSVSIMAMGFGHHLGLVGESLEQLGISGMLHDVGKIRVDPLVLNKPGKLTADEFEHIKEHAVLGYKLLLSHRDLPSIAIDVAHGHHERLDGQGYPRGLGAAQIPYFTRIISIIDCFDAITSRRVYDNARSVKDAFKVLMDCRDSHFDAELVMRFIEWLGIFPVGTLVELHTGEIGLVLEKHPKLQLRPKVAVLIDAEGQRCAPRFLDLSKICTDAQSQPYRITACLADGSMGLSLCDPQVQALLDNRELASLDDEAEVPELLAHWQRYNHEAEPSVE, encoded by the coding sequence ATGTACGAAAGCATTCGCCTTAAACGCCGCAAGTTGGATGTGTCGCAGCTTGAAATCGGTATGTTTGTCTGTGAGGTGGACCGCCCCTGGCGGGAAACGCCGTTTCTGTTTCAGGGCTTTCCGCTGCTCACGGTGCAGGATTTACGGGCGGTGCAGGAGTGCTGCCAGTACGTATTTATCGATGAGTTTCAGCGCGTCAAGGTCAGCCTGATGCCCTCTTCCAGTGGGCCGGACGCGCGCCCGTCTCACAAGCGTGCGCCGTTATCCAAAGAGATGCAGCAGGCGCGGCGCAACCGTGACAAGAGTTCGCAGCTGATCAAGGATGTGTTTTTTGACATCCAGCTTGGGCGCGGCATCAACACGCTGGCGTGCCGCGAGGTGGTGCAGGAAAACTTGCAAAGCCTGCTGCGTAACGAAAGCGCCATGCTCTGGCTGACGCGCATGAAAAGTCAGGATGAGTACACCAGCCAGCATTGCCTGTCGGTGTCGATCATGGCCATGGGGTTTGGCCATCACCTCGGGTTGGTGGGCGAGAGCCTGGAGCAGCTCGGCATCAGCGGCATGCTCCACGATGTGGGTAAGATCCGTGTCGATCCACTGGTGCTGAACAAGCCGGGCAAACTGACGGCCGACGAGTTTGAGCACATCAAGGAGCATGCGGTGCTCGGCTATAAGCTGCTGCTCAGTCACCGCGACTTGCCGTCGATCGCCATTGATGTGGCTCACGGGCATCACGAACGCCTTGACGGGCAAGGTTATCCGCGCGGTCTGGGCGCGGCGCAAATCCCGTATTTCACGCGCATCATCAGCATCATTGATTGCTTTGATGCCATCACCAGCCGGCGCGTGTACGACAATGCACGCAGCGTCAAAGACGCCTTCAAGGTGCTGATGGATTGCCGCGACAGCCATTTTGATGCCGAACTGGTGATGCGCTTTATCGAATGGCTGGGCATCTTTCCGGTTGGCACGCTGGTGGAATTGCACACGGGCGAGATTGGCCTGGTGCTGGAGAAACACCCCAAGTTGCAATTGCGGCCCAAGGTGGCGGTGCTGATTGATGCAGAGGGCCAGCGCTGCGCGCCGCGCTTTCTGGATTTGTCGAAAATCTGCACCGACGCGCAGTCGCAGCCGTATCGCATCACCGCCTGTTTAGCCGATGGCTCGATGGGCTTGAGTCTGTGTGATCCACAGGTGCAGGCGTTGCTGGATAACCGCGAGCTGGCCAGTCTGGATGATGAGGCCGAAGTGCCGGAATTGTTGGCTCACTGGCAGCGTTACAACCACGAGGCTGAACCGTCCGTGGAGTAA
- a CDS encoding HD-GYP domain-containing protein, whose protein sequence is MSQLHDLQDQSPLQHKLHHLLQTLQLKYPHVQRLAIALYDHGSDWVKTFVAVEDGPNSLPFYHAKLKDTTWLQAVAVNQTPRVINDFALLQGNQKQHVQALLDAGYRSSYTLPMCVNGYFFGFVFFNARSSDVFQGMLLSELDVLSHLASLMVYNERSSVRTLLATLKSAMTLTHARDPETGNHLERMSRYSRLIAQKLAAPRGLDDSFVEHVYLFAPLHDLGKITIPDRVLLKPGRLDEDEQRIMRQHSRAGLELIDQLLANFGLASVSQVGMLRNIVLHHHELYDGSGYPDGLSGENIPLESRIVTVSDVFDALTSDRPYKSAWRNEDAFAWMTERSGTMFDPDCLHALLAQADDIVHIQHCFRENVFG, encoded by the coding sequence ATGTCACAGTTACATGACTTGCAGGATCAAAGCCCGCTGCAGCACAAACTGCACCACCTGCTGCAAACCCTGCAACTCAAGTACCCGCATGTGCAGCGCCTGGCCATCGCCCTGTATGACCATGGCAGCGATTGGGTAAAAACCTTCGTCGCCGTTGAGGACGGTCCCAATTCATTGCCCTTCTACCACGCCAAACTCAAGGACACCACCTGGCTGCAAGCCGTCGCCGTCAACCAGACACCACGCGTGATCAACGACTTTGCCCTGTTGCAAGGCAACCAAAAACAACACGTCCAGGCACTGTTGGATGCGGGCTATCGCTCCAGCTATACCCTGCCAATGTGCGTCAATGGCTACTTTTTCGGCTTTGTATTCTTCAATGCCCGCAGCAGCGATGTCTTCCAAGGCATGCTGCTCAGTGAGCTGGATGTCCTCAGCCACCTGGCCAGCCTGATGGTCTACAACGAGCGCTCCAGCGTACGCACCTTGCTGGCCACGCTTAAATCCGCCATGACCCTGACCCACGCCCGCGACCCGGAAACCGGCAACCACCTTGAGCGCATGTCCCGCTATTCGCGGCTCATCGCGCAAAAACTGGCCGCCCCACGCGGCCTGGACGACAGTTTTGTGGAGCACGTTTACCTGTTCGCCCCCTTGCACGACCTGGGCAAAATCACCATCCCCGACCGCGTGCTGCTCAAACCGGGCCGGCTGGATGAGGATGAACAGCGCATTATGCGCCAGCACTCACGCGCAGGTTTGGAACTGATCGATCAGCTACTGGCCAACTTCGGCCTGGCCAGCGTCAGCCAGGTGGGCATGCTGCGCAACATCGTCCTGCATCACCATGAACTCTACGACGGCAGCGGCTATCCGGATGGTTTAAGCGGTGAAAACATTCCACTGGAGTCGCGCATTGTCACGGTATCCGATGTGTTCGACGCGCTGACCAGTGACCGCCCCTACAAATCCGCCTGGCGCAATGAAGACGCCTTTGCCTGGATGACGGAGCGCTCCGGCACGATGTTCGACCCCGATTGCCTGCACGCGCTACTGGCCCAAGCCGACGACATCGTGCACATCCAGCATTGCTTCCGCGAGAACGTCTTCGGCTAA
- a CDS encoding methyl-accepting chemotaxis protein, with the protein MIKVIKENAISMDGVSSDTNKRTTAMSATLQRQLSSVEQIVTAVTEMSSAANEVAKTCVQTAEVSEQGLAATRNGKEVIARSTSGVNKLGTSIQNSSKVIQELEKETVNINNILSTIQQIAEQTNLLALNAAIEAARAGEQGRGFAVVADEVRNLAKRTQDSTEQINNILNLLVNRIKEVTVSMDQSLVESGKAIGLSDEVMAAFESIEGKVQMIRDMTMQIATATEEQHLVTEEINQNIVAINDAVTQISAQAAEVESYAQEQSGLSSELKQLVVRFRTE; encoded by the coding sequence ATGATCAAGGTGATCAAGGAGAACGCCATCAGCATGGATGGCGTTTCCAGCGACACCAACAAGCGCACCACGGCGATGTCCGCCACGCTGCAGCGCCAGTTGAGTTCGGTGGAGCAGATCGTCACGGCGGTGACCGAGATGTCCTCGGCGGCCAATGAGGTGGCCAAGACCTGCGTGCAGACCGCCGAGGTGTCGGAGCAGGGTCTGGCCGCCACGCGCAATGGTAAAGAGGTGATCGCGCGCAGCACGTCCGGGGTCAACAAGCTCGGCACCAGCATCCAGAACTCCAGCAAGGTGATTCAGGAGCTGGAGAAGGAAACGGTCAACATCAATAACATTCTCTCGACCATTCAGCAGATCGCCGAGCAGACCAATTTGCTGGCCTTGAACGCGGCCATCGAAGCCGCCCGCGCGGGCGAGCAGGGCCGTGGGTTTGCGGTGGTGGCCGATGAGGTACGCAATCTGGCCAAGCGCACTCAGGACTCCACCGAGCAGATCAACAATATCCTCAACCTGCTGGTCAACCGCATCAAGGAAGTGACGGTGAGCATGGATCAAAGCCTGGTCGAGTCGGGCAAGGCCATTGGGCTGTCCGATGAGGTGATGGCCGCCTTCGAGAGCATTGAAGGCAAGGTGCAGATGATCCGCGACATGACCATGCAGATCGCCACCGCGACCGAGGAACAGCACCTGGTGACCGAGGAAATCAACCAGAACATCGTCGCCATCAACGACGCGGTAACGCAGATATCCGCTCAAGCTGCCGAGGTGGAGAGCTACGCCCAGGAACAAAGCGGCCTGAGCAGTGAGCTGAAACAGCTGGTGGTACGCTTCCGCACGGAATAA
- a CDS encoding LysR family transcriptional regulator: MSTRRPDPLAQVSDFDIRLLKLFRSVVECGGFSAAESALGIGRSAISQQMSDLEQRLGLRLCQRGRAGFALTEEGREVYQSTQQLLAALESFRTEVNGLHQHLRGELNIGLTDNLVTVPHMRITNALARLKERGPDVHIHIRMTPPSEVEQGVLDGRLHIGVVPQVTALSGLDYQALYDERSLLYCAVGHPLFYVDDQQLEDERLNAQEAIAPTFRLPPEVQSHYQALNCTASASDREGMAFLILTGRYIGYLPDHYAQAWVQQGRLRVLKPASRFYDISLASVTRKGRRPHLVLESFLEALAEG, from the coding sequence ATGAGCACTCGCCGCCCCGACCCACTGGCCCAAGTCAGCGACTTTGATATCCGCCTGCTCAAGCTGTTTCGCAGCGTGGTGGAGTGCGGCGGTTTTTCTGCGGCGGAAAGCGCTTTGGGCATCGGCCGCTCGGCGATCAGCCAGCAGATGAGCGACTTGGAACAACGCCTCGGGCTGCGCCTGTGCCAACGCGGCCGCGCCGGCTTTGCCCTGACCGAAGAGGGCCGCGAGGTCTACCAGAGTACCCAGCAGTTGCTGGCGGCGCTGGAGAGCTTTCGCACCGAGGTCAACGGCCTGCACCAGCACCTGCGCGGCGAGCTGAATATCGGCCTGACCGACAACCTGGTGACGGTACCGCATATGCGCATCACCAATGCCTTGGCGCGGTTGAAGGAGCGCGGCCCGGATGTGCATATCCACATCCGCATGACGCCGCCGAGTGAGGTGGAGCAAGGCGTGCTCGACGGGCGCCTGCACATCGGCGTGGTGCCGCAGGTCACGGCGCTGTCCGGGTTGGATTACCAGGCGCTGTACGACGAGCGCTCGCTGCTCTACTGCGCGGTCGGCCACCCGCTGTTCTACGTCGATGATCAACAGTTGGAGGATGAACGGCTGAACGCTCAGGAAGCCATCGCGCCGACCTTCCGCCTACCGCCCGAAGTGCAGAGTCACTACCAGGCGCTCAATTGCACCGCCAGCGCCTCAGACCGCGAAGGCATGGCCTTTCTTATCCTCACCGGGCGCTATATCGGTTACCTGCCCGACCATTACGCCCAGGCATGGGTGCAGCAGGGCCGCCTGCGCGTGCTGAAGCCGGCCAGCCGCTTCTATGACATCAGCCTGGCCTCAGTGACGCGCAAAGGCCGCCGTCCGCATCTGGTACTGGAGAGCTTTCTGGAGGCCCTGGCCGAAGGTTAA
- a CDS encoding CoA-acylating methylmalonate-semialdehyde dehydrogenase codes for MTLVNHLIHGELTAGTGRSADVFNPSTGAVTKQVALADRATLQLAIDSAKSAFPAWRNTPPAKRAQVMFRFKQLLEQHEATIAKLISEEHGKTLEDAAGELKRGIENVEFACAAPEILKGEYSRNVGPNIDAWSDMQPIGVVAGITPFNFPAMVPLWMYPLAIVCGNCFILKPSERDPSSTLYIAQLLIEAGLPKGVLNVVHGDKEAVDALIEAPDVKALSFVGSTPIAEYIYSEGTKRGKRVQALGGAKNHAVLMPDADLDNAVSALMGAAYGSCGERCMAISVAVCVGDQIADALVEKIVPQIKALKIGAGTSCGLDMGPLVTGAARDKVKGYIDAGVAQGARLVVDGRDLVVAGNENGFFVGGTLFDKVTPQMSIYTDEIFGPVLCIVRVGSLEAAMQLINDHEYGNGTCIFTRDGEAARLFCDEIEVGMVGVNVPLPVPVSYHSFGGWKRSLFGDLHAYGPDGVRFYTRKKAITQRWPQRASHEAAQFAFPSNG; via the coding sequence ATGACCCTCGTTAACCACCTGATCCACGGCGAACTGACCGCCGGCACCGGCCGCAGCGCTGACGTGTTCAACCCGTCCACTGGTGCCGTGACCAAGCAAGTGGCCCTGGCCGACCGCGCCACCCTGCAGCTGGCCATCGATTCGGCCAAGAGCGCCTTCCCGGCCTGGCGCAACACCCCGCCCGCCAAACGCGCCCAGGTGATGTTTCGCTTCAAGCAGCTGCTGGAGCAGCACGAAGCGACCATCGCCAAGCTGATCAGCGAAGAGCACGGCAAAACCCTGGAAGACGCCGCTGGTGAACTCAAGCGCGGCATCGAGAACGTCGAATTCGCCTGCGCAGCGCCGGAAATCCTCAAGGGCGAGTACAGCCGCAACGTCGGCCCGAATATCGACGCTTGGAGCGATATGCAGCCTATCGGCGTCGTGGCCGGCATCACCCCGTTCAACTTCCCGGCCATGGTGCCGCTGTGGATGTACCCGCTGGCCATCGTCTGCGGCAACTGCTTCATCCTCAAGCCGTCCGAGCGTGACCCAAGCTCTACCCTGTATATCGCCCAACTGCTGATCGAGGCCGGTCTGCCGAAAGGCGTACTCAACGTGGTGCATGGCGACAAGGAAGCGGTGGATGCGCTGATCGAAGCGCCAGACGTCAAAGCCCTGAGCTTTGTTGGCTCCACGCCGATTGCCGAATACATCTACAGCGAAGGCACCAAGCGCGGTAAGCGCGTCCAGGCCCTGGGCGGCGCGAAGAACCACGCGGTGCTGATGCCCGATGCCGATCTGGACAACGCCGTCAGCGCACTGATGGGTGCGGCCTACGGTTCCTGCGGCGAGCGCTGCATGGCCATCTCCGTGGCCGTGTGCGTAGGCGACCAGATCGCCGATGCGCTGGTCGAGAAGATCGTGCCGCAAATCAAAGCGCTGAAAATCGGCGCTGGCACCTCCTGCGGCCTGGACATGGGCCCGCTGGTTACCGGCGCTGCGCGTGACAAGGTCAAAGGCTACATCGACGCTGGCGTGGCCCAGGGCGCACGCCTGGTGGTCGACGGTCGAGACTTGGTGGTTGCCGGCAACGAAAACGGTTTCTTCGTCGGCGGCACCCTGTTCGACAAGGTGACCCCACAGATGTCCATCTACACCGACGAAATCTTCGGCCCCGTGCTGTGCATCGTCCGCGTCGGCAGCCTGGAAGCGGCCATGCAGCTGATCAACGACCACGAATACGGCAACGGCACCTGCATCTTCACCCGCGACGGTGAAGCCGCGCGCCTGTTCTGCGACGAAATCGAAGTCGGCATGGTCGGCGTCAACGTACCGCTGCCAGTCCCGGTCAGCTACCACAGCTTTGGCGGCTGGAAGCGCTCGCTGTTCGGCGACCTGCACGCCTACGGCCCGGACGGTGTGCGCTTCTACACCCGCAAAAAAGCCATCACCCAGCGCTGGCCGCAGCGCGCCTCGCATGAGGCGGCGCAGTTCGCTTTCCCGAGTAATGGTTAA
- a CDS encoding DUF3592 domain-containing protein gives MKKLMQVLCMALAAFFAAKEALEMGDSKEWPDTHGVITSSQILKENRKDYGNSSSRTSTHHYAYRVWVQYSYQVNASTYIGKRIRVRSHTYSLESLAQRELAEYPVGKTVKVYYDPEDPERSVLKRH, from the coding sequence ATGAAGAAGCTGATGCAAGTGCTCTGTATGGCCCTGGCTGCTTTCTTCGCGGCTAAAGAAGCCCTAGAGATGGGCGATTCAAAAGAATGGCCTGATACCCATGGCGTGATTACCAGCTCGCAGATTCTCAAGGAAAACCGGAAGGATTACGGCAACAGCTCTAGCCGTACGTCAACGCATCATTACGCGTATAGAGTCTGGGTCCAGTACTCGTACCAGGTAAATGCCTCTACCTACATAGGTAAACGCATTCGAGTACGCAGCCACACTTACAGCCTCGAATCTCTCGCCCAGCGCGAACTGGCGGAATACCCAGTGGGTAAAACGGTTAAGGTTTACTACGACCCAGAAGATCCGGAGCGCAGCGTTCTAAAACGTCACTAA
- a CDS encoding TetR/AcrR family transcriptional regulator yields MTVEVLAHRADPTTKPAGRIRQKNEEAIIKAAEEEFARHGFKGTSMNTIAQNVGLPKANLHYYFSNKLGLYQAVLVNILELWDNTFNNLTVDDDPAEALAAYIRAKMEFSRRHPKASRIYAMEVISGGEHLSQMLNQDYQAWFRGRAAVFEAWSAAGKMDPVDPVHLIFLLWGSTQHYADFASQICRVTGRSRLVKADYEEAADQLITIILKGCGLTPPTQDA; encoded by the coding sequence ATGACTGTTGAAGTACTTGCGCACCGAGCCGATCCGACGACCAAACCTGCCGGCCGCATTCGGCAGAAAAACGAAGAAGCGATCATCAAGGCCGCCGAGGAAGAGTTCGCCCGCCACGGCTTCAAAGGCACCAGCATGAACACCATCGCGCAGAACGTTGGCCTGCCCAAGGCCAACCTGCATTACTACTTCAGCAACAAGCTAGGGCTGTATCAGGCGGTGCTGGTGAACATCCTTGAGCTGTGGGACAACACCTTCAACAACCTGACCGTGGACGACGACCCCGCCGAGGCGCTGGCCGCCTATATCCGCGCCAAGATGGAATTTTCCCGCCGCCACCCGAAAGCCTCGCGCATCTACGCCATGGAAGTGATCAGCGGTGGCGAGCACCTCTCGCAGATGCTCAATCAGGATTACCAGGCCTGGTTCCGCGGCCGCGCCGCAGTGTTCGAAGCCTGGAGCGCCGCCGGCAAGATGGACCCCGTGGACCCGGTGCACCTGATCTTCCTGCTGTGGGGCAGCACCCAACATTACGCCGACTTTGCTTCACAGATCTGCCGCGTCACCGGTCGCTCGCGCCTGGTGAAAGCCGATTACGAAGAAGCCGCCGACCAGCTGATTACCATCATCCTCAAAGGCTGTGGTCTGACCCCGCCCACCCAAGACGCCTGA
- a CDS encoding aspartate aminotransferase family protein: protein MNMPQIEVPSLASQLKLDAHWMPFSANRNFKRDPRLIVGADGNYFIDDKGRRVFDSLSGLWTCGAGHNRKEIQEAVAKQLGTLDYAPGFQYGHPLSYQLAEKITELTPAGLDHVFYTDSGSECADTSVKMARAYWRLKGQPSKTKFIGRARGYHGVNIAGTSLGGIGGNRKMFGQMMDADHLPHTLQPHLAFTKGMAATGGVELANELLKLIELHDASNIAAVIVEPMSGSAGVIVPPVGYLQRLREICTQHNILLIFDEVITAYGRMGKWTGAEFFGVVPDIMNTAKQVTNGAIPLGAVIASSEIYNTFMNQAIPEHMVEFGHGYTYSGHPVACAAGLATLELLKRDNLIEQSAALAPIFEEKLHSLKGSKNVVDIRNCGLAGAIQIAPRDGDPVIRPFEAGIKLWNAGFYVRFGGDTLQFGPTFNTKPEQLDSVFNAVGDVLSNLD from the coding sequence ATGAACATGCCGCAGATCGAAGTCCCATCCCTCGCCAGCCAGCTCAAGCTGGATGCGCACTGGATGCCGTTTTCCGCCAACCGCAACTTCAAGCGTGACCCACGCCTGATTGTCGGTGCCGACGGTAACTACTTTATCGATGACAAGGGCCGTCGCGTGTTCGACAGCCTGTCTGGCCTGTGGACCTGCGGTGCTGGGCACAACCGTAAAGAAATTCAGGAAGCGGTGGCCAAGCAGTTGGGCACCCTGGATTACGCGCCGGGCTTCCAATACGGCCACCCGCTGTCCTATCAGCTGGCCGAGAAAATCACCGAGCTGACCCCGGCCGGCCTCGATCACGTGTTCTACACCGACTCCGGTTCCGAGTGCGCCGACACCTCGGTGAAGATGGCCCGCGCCTACTGGCGCTTGAAAGGCCAGCCGAGCAAAACCAAATTTATCGGCCGCGCCCGTGGTTATCACGGTGTGAACATCGCCGGCACCTCGCTGGGCGGCATCGGCGGCAACCGCAAGATGTTTGGCCAGATGATGGACGCCGACCACCTGCCACACACCCTGCAGCCGCACCTGGCCTTCACCAAGGGCATGGCGGCCACCGGTGGCGTGGAATTGGCCAACGAACTGCTGAAACTGATCGAACTGCACGACGCCTCGAACATCGCCGCCGTGATTGTCGAGCCGATGTCCGGCTCCGCCGGGGTGATCGTGCCGCCAGTCGGCTACCTGCAGCGCCTGCGTGAGATCTGCACCCAGCACAACATCCTGCTGATCTTCGACGAAGTGATCACCGCCTACGGCCGTATGGGCAAGTGGACCGGTGCCGAGTTCTTCGGCGTGGTGCCGGACATCATGAACACCGCCAAGCAAGTGACCAACGGCGCTATTCCGCTGGGCGCAGTGATCGCTTCCAGCGAGATCTACAACACCTTTATGAACCAGGCGATCCCCGAGCACATGGTCGAGTTCGGCCACGGCTACACCTACTCGGGCCACCCGGTGGCTTGCGCCGCCGGCCTGGCAACCTTGGAGCTGCTCAAACGCGACAACCTGATCGAGCAGTCCGCCGCCCTGGCACCGATCTTTGAAGAGAAGCTGCACAGCCTCAAAGGCAGCAAGAACGTCGTCGACATCCGCAACTGCGGCCTGGCCGGCGCGATCCAGATCGCCCCGCGTGACGGCGACCCGGTGATCCGCCCGTTCGAGGCCGGTATCAAACTGTGGAACGCCGGTTTCTACGTACGCTTCGGCGGCGACACCCTGCAGTTCGGGCCAACCTTCAACACCAAGCCCGAGCAGCTGGACTCCGTGTTCAACGCCGTGGGCGATGTGCTCAGTAACCTGGATTAA